AGCCCTGCGGCAGCGTGAAGCGATAGTGATAAATCTCTGGTTGCGCGTGGTGGTGGCCGGGGTAGCTCGACCAGCGACCGGGGAAATTCACGACCTCGCCCACGACCAGCGTCGAGTCAGGCCGCGTCGAGTAATCGAAAATCGTGCGCACGAGCCGGCGACAGGCGCCCTGCGCGAGGCCGGCGCCGCGGTCCTCGGTCGCCGTCTCCGCCGGGGTGTAAACGCGCACGGGCAGAGGGCGGGGATTAACCGCGCGGATCACGGCGAACTCGGCGCCACCCGCGTCGGCCCGGAGTTCGACCGACGTGCCCGCACCAACGTGGAAAGTCGTCGGGCCTTCATCGAAGAGTGAACCACGTTGCGCGCCGAAGAGATTGCCCGCAATCCGGGCCTCCACCCGGCCACCGAGCAGCACGATCGCCGTTTCCCGGGCCGTGACCTCGTGATGCTTGGCGCCGGCGCGCAGTTTCAGAATGCCAAAATCCATGCCCATGCCCGCCGGATCGCCGCGCCGCGTGCGCGGATCAACGAGCGTCGTGAAACCGGAGCCGAAGCCACGGCGCGGCGCTCGCAGATGGCAGCGCGACAAGGAGCCGGGGGCTTTCACGGGGTAGACTGGCACGGAGTCATCCAATCCCCCACTCCGGACCGGCTCAATGGGCCCGGACGTATAACTGTTAGATCGGAAACGCCCCGGAGCGTGTCACCGCAGCCGCAGCACATGCCGGAACGGTGTGACGCCCGTGAGATAGACGCGCTGTCCCTCGGCGCGCAGGCTGCCGTTCACCCACGTGTAATCTTCGCCCTCCATGCGGCCGGGCGGCTGCGTAAAGCACCCCGGGCCGAATTCGATCGTGTCGGGACCAACGGTAAACCGTCCGACGGCTTCCTTCAGCACAAACGCGCCGGTCGTATCGGCTGCCACTCGGCCGCCGCCTCCTCGGCGCAACCACGACGCGAGACGCGTGGCCGGGAGGTCGGCCAGCGGGGTCACCTGTTGCAGCTGCCCCTCGCCGGTGAAGGCCAGCTCCAGCGTCACTGGCACGCCGGGCTGGCCCGTCACGTTCAAGGTCAGCTCCCAGCCTCCTTCCTTTTCCGTCGCCAGGATTTCCGTTTCCACGGCACGCACCTGGCGCGGCCGGTGCGGAAAATCCAACTTACTGAAGAAACGTCCGTCAGCCGTGAGCGCGTAATTGCCGTCCGCGCGCCGATATTCCTCCGGCAACGGCTGGTAATACGCCACCTCGCGCCGCTCGTGCAGCCGCCAGGTTTCGCCGTTCTTCTCCAAACCTTGGCTGTAGAAAAAACCCGTGCCGAAAAAGGCCGGGGTCAACCGGAGCGCCACCTGCGCCGCGCCCTTGCGGAACGAGAAGAAGGTCGGGTTCATCGCCAGACCTGAGCCGACGCCGAGACCGGCGGCGTGGTCGCTGCCGCCGGAGATCGTCGCCGCATTCGTCCCGCGGCGGATGCGCCCGAGCGCGGTGGCCGGCAGATGCACGGCGAAATCCTCCGGTGGCGCCTCGGCCGCCGGCAGCGGCCCAGCCAGCGACCGGTCCAGCAGCAGGTGCGGCAGCGGCCAGTTGGGATCAAAGGCGCCGTTCACCAGCACCTCGGCAAAATCGCGCTCGATCCAGGCCGCGATCGCGGCGGCGCGGGCATCGCCCCGATGCACGGCCAGCCAGCGGGCGGGCAGGTAGTATTCCGCGATGGTGACCTTGGCGCCCGGACGCTGGTCCTGGCGCCGCGAGGCGAGGGTGACGATCTCGCCCGTCGGCTCCGTCAGCCACCAGGTGAGCGCAAGGTTGCGGCGCACATGTTCCACGAGATCCGGCCGGTTCACCGCCTCGGCCAGCGCCAGCAGGGCCGGGTTCACGACCTTGGCGCTGTAGGCCGGGCTCCGCTCGGCGTATTGGCCGTCCGCATCCTGATCAATCCCCTCGGCCAGCCAGGCGGCGATGCGTTCGCGGTAACGCGGATCGGGCTGCACGCGATCCGCCGCCGCCAGCGCGGCAGAGACGCCCCAGCGGTGGTTGGGCGTATGCACGCCGCCGGTCGCCACGCCGTCGGCCGCGGCCCGGATGAGCGTTCGCAACCGGTTCTGCACCGCCGCCGAGGCCGGGTCGCCGGTGCGTTCCAAAAGGGTCTGGGCCAGGGCCAGCGCCTCGAGCATGAACCCGGTGTCGGGCGGCGACTCAAGGTTGCCGACGTCGAAGAGGCCGCTTGGATGCTGCACGGCCGCCAGCTGCGCGGCGATCGCCTCCATTTCCGGCAGCAGGGTGGCATCGCGGTGAAAACGCGACAACGGCGCCGCATAACCGCAGGCATAAACGAGCAGGCGCACCGCTTCCCCGCGGGAACCGAAACCGCTGGCTTCCACCGGCACGGCGCGCGCCCGGGTAATCAGTTCGTCGTTTCCGGCCACGAGTCGCGGCAGGATCTCCTGCGCTGAGAGCCCGGACAGGGCGCAGCAGAGGAACACAACGAGCAGGCGATAGCGGGGTGGGAGCTTCACGGCAGGGGTGACCGTCGCCCCGAACCTGACCGCGTGGCCGAACCGTGACGATCAGTGCTCCGCTGAAGAGTTAGATTTTGCTTCACCCACCACCGGGTTCAGTCGGGCCGTGACTCCGCCGGGCAGGCGAACCGCGTAGTCCGAATAGCGCGGATCCGCCTCAGGGAAGTCCGTGCTGATGAAGTGCGCCCCGCTCGCCAATGCGCGCTCGCGGCGGGTGCCGTCGTCGGCGCGGGCCTCGCGCAGTTCCTCGTCGGCCCTCGTGCGCACGAGAAAGCCGCGGCGCACCAAGTCTTGGATGCGGGCGAAGTCACGCACCGGATCGTTGACCTTCATCCAGCCGGCCGCCGGGTGGTCCGGTGGGACGCTGACAAACAGCAGCCGGCCGCGCCCGTCCTGCTCCGGGCCAAGGTAGCGGTCACGCACCGCACCCTCGTTGTCCAAGGCGAAAAAGATTCGGCCGCGCACCGCTTCGAGCAGAGGCCAGCCGCGGGTCGCCAGCGCATCGCGGAGCGTCGGAGCTTCGCCACGCACGTCATCGGGAGTGAGGAGGTCCGTCGCAGCCAGCTCCGCTCGGATCGCGGCCTCAAGGGCGGCAAACTGGGCTGCATCCCACTCGCGCGGGGCGGGTAACGCCGCAAGCCGTTCCCGGAGCGTCGGATCATCGGGTGATCCCGGAAGCACCCGCCGGATCTTGAGTTCCAGCTGCACCAGCACGGGCACGTGCCGAGGGTGGGCCTGCGACCAAGTGCGGATTTCCCGCAAAGCGGCCCGGAGAGTCGGCACGTTGGAAACGTCGTCGAACACCGGGTGATGCAACACGGGAAAGTCGTGCCCGTCCTCCGAGGGATGAAGGTCGATCTCCAGCTGCCGCAGGCCGAGTCGTGAAAGCTGTTCGGTGAGGGCAACGTGGCTGTAGCCGGTCGCCAGCGCCGCGAGCGACGGGGCGCCTTGGCGGACAAATTCGCTCTGCCGCCAGGCCGTGGCCTCGGCCGGTGGTTCGCGGTGATAGGAATTGTGCGTGCCGACCACCTGGACCTGGTTCAGCCGCAGACCCGGCGTGGCGTCCGTCTCCAGGTCGGACGCCGTGAGACCCGCCGCGAGCAGGCTAAAGGCGAAGAAAGATTTTGCGCGCATGGAGCCAGCCGCACAGCGCCGTGCAAAGAGCGATGCTGGTGAGGGCCAGCACCAGGCCGGACAAGCCGGTCCACACCCCGTCCAGCGCCGCCGCGACGGGCCCGCCGACGAAAAAGGCCGAGACCTTCCGGAAATCCACCAGGTGGCTGACGAGGTAAATCAACAGCGCGTTGCTGCCGATCCAAACGAACGGGGTGGCCCAGCGCGTGATCTTGCGCAGATCCATCAGCCAATAGAAAGCCGCGAGCAGCAGCAGACACCAGCCGCCACCCACCACCGCGTAGGACGAAGTCCAGATCCGCTTGATGAGTGGGAACTGCAGGCTCCACCCATAGCCGAACACGAGACAGACGAAGCCCGCGAGGACCAGGCCGCGAATCTTCGCCGCAGGCACTGGCGCAGGATTCTGCAACCAGCGACCGGCAAACAGGCCGAACAGCGCCGACGCGATCGCGGGCAGTGTGCTCAGCAGTCCCTCAGGATCGTAGTCGCCATACCAGACCTTGCCCGGAAGCCAGTGCGCGTCCACCCAGTTGGCCCAGTTGTGGCCGCGGGAAAAATCGCCGGCCCCGCCGCCCGGCACCGGCACGAAGGTCAGCAGCGCCCAATAGCCGAGCAGCAGCGCGCCGCCCACCGCCGCGATCGTGCGCGGCCGGCAATACAGGTGCAGGAGCGAAGCGGCGACATAGCCAACCGCCAGGCGTTGCAAGACGCCGACCCAACGCACCTGGTCCCAGCCGTTGGCGAAGCCACCATAGTAGAGCACGCCGAGCCCATACATGAGCGCGCCGCGCCGCAGCACGCGATTCAAGGCGGCGGACCGGCCCTCGCGCGTCACAATTCGGTCAAGTGACAGCGGCACCGCCGCGCCCAGCACAAAAAGGAAAAGTGGGAAAACCAGGTCGTAGAACGTGAACCCCGCCCAGTCGGCGTGCCCGAGCTGGTGGCCCAGAAACTTGCTCACCGCCCCGCCGTCGAGCCCGCGAAACGCCGCCGCGAGGTAGTCCGCGCCGACGATCCAGAACATCGTGAACCCCCGCAACGCATCGATCGACCCGAGGCGCGGCTCGGGGGGCAGGACCGGTGGATTGGAAGGATTCAAGGGAAGAGTTTATTAACCACTAATGGCCACTGATACCTCTCTCATCCGATCCGGGGCCACCCATAGTTCGGCATTAGTGATCCATTAGTGTGGATTAGTGGTGAAAGCTCAGGAGGCCTTGGTGGCGAACTCCGCCTCGATCTCCTCCAGCGTGCGGCCCTTGGTTTCCGGCAGCCAGAACGCCGCCACGAGGAAATAGCCGACGGTGCAGACCGCCCAGAAGGCGAACATCGCGGCGTAGCCGTGGCTCTTCACCACCGGCAGGAACATGGCCGCGATGGCGGTCGAGATGCCCTGGTTCACCAGCAGGCCGATGCCCATGCCGAGCGAGCGGATGCGCGTCGGCATCAGCTCCGACAGCGCCAGCCACACGCACACGCCCGGGCCGGTGGCGAAACCCGCGACGAACAGCATGAGGCAACCCGTGACAATCTTTGCGGTGCCCGGACCGGCCGCGAGTGCGCCACCCTGGATGCGCCAGAACACGACCGCGCTGACCACCAGCGCGAGCGCGATGGCGCCGGTGCCGAGCTTGAGCAGGGCCTTGCGGCCGAGTTTGTCCACCAGCACAAGACCGACGACGGTGAAGATGACGTTGACCGCCGTGACCGCCGTGGCCTGACCGGCGGCGGCGGTCGCGTCGAGTCCCGACTCCTGGAGGATCACCACCACAAACTGGAGAATCGAATTGATACCCGTGGTCTGGGTGAGCCCCAGCACCGTGCAGGTCAGCAGGAACGGCACGAGGTAGCGCCGCTGCCAGAGGCTGCCCTGGGCCGCCGGCGAGCCGTTGGCCGCCGGAGCCAGCGAGGCGCGCATCTCGACGAATTCATTCTCGGCCTCCGCCTCCGGCCGCGAGCGGGCGAGCGCCGCGCGGGCTGCTTCCGCCCGGCCGCGGCGCAGGAGCCAGCGGGGTGATTCTGTCACCAGCAATGAGCCGGCGAGAAAAATGATGCCGGGCCAGAGCGCCGAGAGGAACATCGCGCGCCAGGCGGAATCCTGCGCGCTCTTCAGCGCCACCGCATCGGCGGTCGCCGCCAGGGTCTCGACCCCGGCGGTGTAGTGCCGGCCCGCCGCCATGGCGACGAGGATGCCGATGGTGAGGAACAACTGGAACGCTGCCGTGCCGCGTCCGCGGATCGCCGCGGGCAGCGATTCGGCGAGGTAAAGCGGGATGACCACCGCAATCATGCCGGCACTGAGGCCCTGTAGCGTGCGACCGGCAAAGAGGGCGCCGAAGCCTTGCGCCACGACAATGAGGACCACGCTGACGAGAAACACGACGGCGGCGGCCACCATCAGGCGCTTGCGGCCGATGAAGTCAGCCAGCGCGCCCGCCGCCAGCGACGACACGGTGCCGCCGGCGAGCACGGCGGCGACAATGAGCGATTCCTGCGTGACGCTCAGCGTGATCGTCTTGTTCAGGTAGAGCAGCGCGGCGCCGATGATGCCGATGTCGTAGCCGTAGAGAAAGCCACCCATGCCGGAGATGAAGAGCAGCAGGGCGGTGTAGCGTCCGGGAGTCATGGGGATCAGAAAAGCGGAGTGGCGTGGGCCGCGGGGGGCGGCGGCACACCCAATTGCCGCGCCAGGGTCGGCGCAATGGCATCGGAACCTATGCGTTCGACGGCGCGGCCCGGGGAGACACCCGCACCATACCAGATGAGCGGGATGTGCGAATCGTAGTCGTAGGGCGTGCCATGGTTCGTGCCGTTGGGGGACCGGTCCACGATGTAGCGGCGTGGGGACAACACCACGTCCTGACTGCGCTCGACGTTGAAGCTCAGGCGCCAGGCGGCGAGTGCCTCGCCCGCGGTGAGCGCCGGGTTCAGCAGTTCGTCACGCGTCCAGACGATCGCCATCTGGGGCGAGGTCAGCAGCGCCTGCTTCAAGACTTGCTGGGCGGCGGAAGACGTCACGCCCCGGGCGGTGAGCGTGGCCGGGATGAGCCGGTAGCCGTAGCTGTCGCGCACCGTCCACGCCGCCCCGTCGGCGGGAGCGCCAAAGGCGGAGGTGAGCGCCGTTTCGACGGTTTGGTTCAGGACCGGCCAGTCGATGCGGCCGCCGCCGCTGCGCTCGGGCAGCGGCGCGACGCCATGATCGGCCGAGAGCACGGCGGTCCACCGCCCGGGTCCGACTTCGGCATCGAGGCAGGTCAGCAGTTCCGCGAGCGCGCGGTCGAGCCGCAGCACGGAATCCATGATCTCATGGCTGTCGGGCCCGAAGGAGTGTCCGCAGTAGTCGAGCTGGGAAAAGGCCACGCACAGCAGGTCGGGCGCGGCGCGACGGCCGAGTTTTTCGGCGCGCACGGCTTCCTGCGCGAGCCGGCTGAGCACCTCAGAACCGTGCGGATCAACACGGTAGGCGTTGTGAAACTCCGCATCGAGGGACGGGCGGCCGCCGTCTAATTTCCGCGGGAAGGTGACGCCGAGTCCGTGCCGCGCCTGCTCGCCGGGCATGTCATCGGGGCCCTGGACCCGGTCGTAGAATTCCCGGGGCAGCAACCGGTCCCACGTCTGCCCGTAGCGCGAGTTGATCGGGTTCGTGGCGTTGAATGCCTCCACCCAGGCCGGCAGCGTCGGGCGGTAATAGCGCGAAGTGACGATCCGGCCGAGATGCATCCAATAAACCGCGTCGGCCCGGCGGCCGCTGAGGAAAATCCCGCCGCGATCCTTGTTGGCGAGGCCGATCACCCGGGTGTCGTCGCCGAACGCCGCCTTGAGCTGGTCGCCCACCGTCGCCGCCAGCAGACGCGCCGGCGAGGCGGTCGGATCGGTGTCGGCCACCCCGCCGGGCAGACGAACCGGCGAGTCGGGCGCCCCGACGAGGGGTGCCGCGGGATCGGCCACCGAGCTGACCACCTGGCCGGCGGCCGGATCGAACCATTCGTTGGCAATGATGCCGTGGACACTGGCCGACACCCCCGTGAGCAGCGTCGAGTGCCCGGGGGCGGTGGCCGTCATGGCGTGACGGTGATGCGCGTCCGCATACACCGCGCCCCCTTCCAGCAGACGCTTGAAGCCGCCCTCAACGAACCAGGGACGGAAACGCTCCAGATAATCGGCGCGCATCTGGTCCACGGCGATGACCACGGCCAGGCGCGGCGCCACGCGGAAAACCACGCGCGAGGCGTCCCGATAGTTCACCACCAACAGGCCGCCCTCGGAGCTGACGGAGAAATCCTTCGCGTCGGTCTCAACCGTCAGACTCAGGCCCGGCAGTTGCCACGCATCGCGGCCGAGCCGGCTGAGCTGCGCGCCCGGGGCACTGACGTGAAAGGTGAAAGCACCCGGAGCGGCGGCGGTGACCGTGAGCCGGCCCGGCGTCGCCTCGGCGTCGGCCGGCGGCGTGGCGAAGAGCCTCACCCAGCCGACGTCGTCGCCGGGGGTGCGCCAGTGGATCGTGGCCGGATGAAACTGACCGATACCGGGCACGACCCCAAGCGTGCGACCGGTGATTTCACCGCCGATCATGACGTCGGACGACAACCAGGCCGTGGCGGTCCGCATGGCGGTGATCGGACGGCGGAGCAGGCGTTCGCCGCGAAAGGCGGTGAAATGCTCCATCACCTCGGCGGGCACCTGAGCCCCGAGTGCGACATAGGCCGGCGTGCACAGGAAGTCGTGGGCGTGGCCCATCGGTTTGGTCGGATCGGGCAACGGCGTGAACTCAGCCGGCAGCACCAGGCCCATCCACACGCCGGTGAGCGAGGCGTAGCGGCGCAGGTCCATGCCGTAGGCGCGGTCATAGGGCCCGGCCAGATTCCGCAGGCCCGCGTGGTAGAACCGCGCGACATCGCGCCAGAGCCCGGCCTCGAGTTTCGCGCCGAGTTCGCGGATGCGCTCCGTGGCCCCGTAGCGGCGCATGAGCGCAAGTCCGTAGAAGTCCACGCCGTAGTAGGTGGGCGAGTTGTATTCCTCAAAGGTCTCGTGCACCGCGAAGGCGGCGGCGACCTCCTCCGCCCAGCGCTCGCCGCCGGTCACCCAGTCGGGCCGGTGGAACCGGGCGCCGGCCCAGCTCCAGAGGAAACCGTGCATGAGCTTGATGTTGGTGTGATAGGGTTCTTCGCGTCCCTGCGTGAGCTCACCCTCGACGGCGAGGCGGATCGCGGCCTCCAGCCGCGGGACCAGCCCGGAGGGCAGGCGGTCGGGAAACTGCTCGAGCATCAACGCAAACGTGGTGCCGATGAAATGGCGCCAGTTGGGATCAAAGTCCTGCCAGAGTTTCGCGCCGGGACCGGGGACGGGCTCGTTCAGGAAGCGGAGGAAGGTGCCGTGCCAGCGCTGCCCCGGCACGTCCAGCTGGCGCGCAAGCACCGTCTCGATGATGCGCACGGCGCGCGCGCGGTCACCGGGCGCGTCGCGCTGGAGCAGGCCGAGCGCATACCAGGTGCTTTCGCGGGTGCGGTGCAGACCGGTCTCGCCCGGCGCGGGTGAGCGGGCCAGACCCGCGGCTTCGTCCCAAAAGGTGTCGCCGAAGGCCGTGGCGGCGAACAGCAGTTCGCGCGGGCGGTCCGCCGGCGCAGCCGGGGCCGTCAGCACGGGCGCGAGAAACAGGAGGAGCAGGCACCAGCAGGAACGCAGCGGGGACATGGGGTTCTGGGAGGGAGTCAGACAGGATTGGTGATGCGGGGCGATGCCAAGAAAACGGCCCGCCGGGAACGCCGGCGGGCCGCGTAAACCAAACCCAAGCCAAGCAAAAGTTAGAAGCGGGTCGAGAGGCTCAGGTAGATGGTCCGCTTCTGGCCGAAGTAACCGTCGCTGCCCTCGCGATACAGCTT
The DNA window shown above is from Oleiharenicola lentus and carries:
- a CDS encoding Ca2+-dependent phosphoinositide-specific phospholipase C — encoded protein: MRAKSFFAFSLLAAGLTASDLETDATPGLRLNQVQVVGTHNSYHREPPAEATAWRQSEFVRQGAPSLAALATGYSHVALTEQLSRLGLRQLEIDLHPSEDGHDFPVLHHPVFDDVSNVPTLRAALREIRTWSQAHPRHVPVLVQLELKIRRVLPGSPDDPTLRERLAALPAPREWDAAQFAALEAAIRAELAATDLLTPDDVRGEAPTLRDALATRGWPLLEAVRGRIFFALDNEGAVRDRYLGPEQDGRGRLLFVSVPPDHPAAGWMKVNDPVRDFARIQDLVRRGFLVRTRADEELREARADDGTRRERALASGAHFISTDFPEADPRYSDYAVRLPGGVTARLNPVVGEAKSNSSAEH
- a CDS encoding 5-deoxy-glucuronate isomerase, translated to MPVYPVKAPGSLSRCHLRAPRRGFGSGFTTLVDPRTRRGDPAGMGMDFGILKLRAGAKHHEVTARETAIVLLGGRVEARIAGNLFGAQRGSLFDEGPTTFHVGAGTSVELRADAGGAEFAVIRAVNPRPLPVRVYTPAETATEDRGAGLAQGACRRLVRTIFDYSTRPDSTLVVGEVVNFPGRWSSYPGHHHAQPEIYHYRFTLPQGYGHAEIGESVFKVRHGDTTTIPGGLDHAQVSAPGYGMYYLWVVRHLPRRPYKGFTFTREHTWLLDPKNQGWQPSV
- a CDS encoding alkaline phosphatase family protein; the encoded protein is MSPLRSCWCLLLLFLAPVLTAPAAPADRPRELLFAATAFGDTFWDEAAGLARSPAPGETGLHRTRESTWYALGLLQRDAPGDRARAVRIIETVLARQLDVPGQRWHGTFLRFLNEPVPGPGAKLWQDFDPNWRHFIGTTFALMLEQFPDRLPSGLVPRLEAAIRLAVEGELTQGREEPYHTNIKLMHGFLWSWAGARFHRPDWVTGGERWAEEVAAAFAVHETFEEYNSPTYYGVDFYGLALMRRYGATERIRELGAKLEAGLWRDVARFYHAGLRNLAGPYDRAYGMDLRRYASLTGVWMGLVLPAEFTPLPDPTKPMGHAHDFLCTPAYVALGAQVPAEVMEHFTAFRGERLLRRPITAMRTATAWLSSDVMIGGEITGRTLGVVPGIGQFHPATIHWRTPGDDVGWVRLFATPPADAEATPGRLTVTAAAPGAFTFHVSAPGAQLSRLGRDAWQLPGLSLTVETDAKDFSVSSEGGLLVVNYRDASRVVFRVAPRLAVVIAVDQMRADYLERFRPWFVEGGFKRLLEGGAVYADAHHRHAMTATAPGHSTLLTGVSASVHGIIANEWFDPAAGQVVSSVADPAAPLVGAPDSPVRLPGGVADTDPTASPARLLAATVGDQLKAAFGDDTRVIGLANKDRGGIFLSGRRADAVYWMHLGRIVTSRYYRPTLPAWVEAFNATNPINSRYGQTWDRLLPREFYDRVQGPDDMPGEQARHGLGVTFPRKLDGGRPSLDAEFHNAYRVDPHGSEVLSRLAQEAVRAEKLGRRAAPDLLCVAFSQLDYCGHSFGPDSHEIMDSVLRLDRALAELLTCLDAEVGPGRWTAVLSADHGVAPLPERSGGGRIDWPVLNQTVETALTSAFGAPADGAAWTVRDSYGYRLIPATLTARGVTSSAAQQVLKQALLTSPQMAIVWTRDELLNPALTAGEALAAWRLSFNVERSQDVVLSPRRYIVDRSPNGTNHGTPYDYDSHIPLIWYGAGVSPGRAVERIGSDAIAPTLARQLGVPPPPAAHATPLF
- a CDS encoding sugar porter family MFS transporter, producing MTPGRYTALLLFISGMGGFLYGYDIGIIGAALLYLNKTITLSVTQESLIVAAVLAGGTVSSLAAGALADFIGRKRLMVAAAVVFLVSVVLIVVAQGFGALFAGRTLQGLSAGMIAVVIPLYLAESLPAAIRGRGTAAFQLFLTIGILVAMAAGRHYTAGVETLAATADAVALKSAQDSAWRAMFLSALWPGIIFLAGSLLVTESPRWLLRRGRAEAARAALARSRPEAEAENEFVEMRASLAPAANGSPAAQGSLWQRRYLVPFLLTCTVLGLTQTTGINSILQFVVVILQESGLDATAAAGQATAVTAVNVIFTVVGLVLVDKLGRKALLKLGTGAIALALVVSAVVFWRIQGGALAAGPGTAKIVTGCLMLFVAGFATGPGVCVWLALSELMPTRIRSLGMGIGLLVNQGISTAIAAMFLPVVKSHGYAAMFAFWAVCTVGYFLVAAFWLPETKGRTLEEIEAEFATKAS
- a CDS encoding acyltransferase family protein, which codes for MNPSNPPVLPPEPRLGSIDALRGFTMFWIVGADYLAAAFRGLDGGAVSKFLGHQLGHADWAGFTFYDLVFPLFLFVLGAAVPLSLDRIVTREGRSAALNRVLRRGALMYGLGVLYYGGFANGWDQVRWVGVLQRLAVGYVAASLLHLYCRPRTIAAVGGALLLGYWALLTFVPVPGGGAGDFSRGHNWANWVDAHWLPGKVWYGDYDPEGLLSTLPAIASALFGLFAGRWLQNPAPVPAAKIRGLVLAGFVCLVFGYGWSLQFPLIKRIWTSSYAVVGGGWCLLLLAAFYWLMDLRKITRWATPFVWIGSNALLIYLVSHLVDFRKVSAFFVGGPVAAALDGVWTGLSGLVLALTSIALCTALCGWLHARKIFLRL